Genomic DNA from Desulfonema ishimotonii:
AACGAATATGGAGCTGAACAACAGGTTGCACGGCATTTTTGAAGAGAAGGCCGGGGCGGTGACGGTTGAAACCCTGTGTATGGGCCTGGGCTACACGGCAGTGACCACATCAGACGGGGGGATCGGCATTTCCTATACCTGCTTTGAGCACAAAAAGTCCTGTTCACTCAATAAAAACTACCGGGATTACGAAGGCCTTCCTGCCAGTGAGCTGCTTCAGGAAATCAGAAGCACCGACACCCTCCGGCGGAGCATGGCGCTTGCGCTGATCAACGCCCTGAATTATGAATACGCGCTGTCTCTGCCGGAAGATAAAAAGAACAACGTCATGTTTGACAGCCTGGGCGTTGGGCAGGGCACACGGGTGGCCATGGTCGGATTTTTCGGCCCGCTGATGCGGATTTTCGAGGAACGGGGCGCCGATCTGCAGGTCATTGACGCCTCAAAGCATATCGGACAGAAAGCGGATTTTTACGACAGGCTCCGGAACTGGGCAGAGGTTCTGTTCCTGACCTCCACCTCTGTTCTGAACAACACAACCGAAGAGGTTCTGGGCGCTGCCGGTGACGGGGTGAAAACCGTCATGCTCGGACCCAGCACGCCCATGATCCCCCAGGCATTTGAGATGTTACCGGTCCGTATGCTGGCCGGAACGGTCCCGGTTGAGAAGGCGCAGGTGTTAAAGGTCATTCGTCACGGAACCGGCACACCGGTGATCCAGCGCTTCAGCAAAAAAGTCTTTTGCGCCTGCACCGACTGAACCATCGGGCAGGCTTTGCCCTGTCTGACAGGCAAGCCCAATCTGCCTGTCAGACAGCAATCTGTAAAAAAACGGTCTATCCGAGATAAAGGCTCACAGAGACATTTTCCGCATCTTCGTTTCTCAGGGCAATATGGTATCCCCTGACATTGACTTTGATAATATTATTTGAGGAATCAACCGCTTCGACATCAATAACAGCCCCCAGGGGAATTTTCATGTCCTCAATCCGTTTCCGCGTTTCCGCATCTCCTTTTATCTTCATAATCTTTCCCCGCTGACCCGGT
This window encodes:
- a CDS encoding DUF364 domain-containing protein, with translation MELNNRLHGIFEEKAGAVTVETLCMGLGYTAVTTSDGGIGISYTCFEHKKSCSLNKNYRDYEGLPASELLQEIRSTDTLRRSMALALINALNYEYALSLPEDKKNNVMFDSLGVGQGTRVAMVGFFGPLMRIFEERGADLQVIDASKHIGQKADFYDRLRNWAEVLFLTSTSVLNNTTEEVLGAAGDGVKTVMLGPSTPMIPQAFEMLPVRMLAGTVPVEKAQVLKVIRHGTGTPVIQRFSKKVFCACTD